Within Amycolatopsis sp. FDAARGOS 1241, the genomic segment GACGAGCATCAGCCCGAGCACCACATTGCCGAACTTGGGCCGCAGCTTCGACAGCGCGAACGCCGCCGGCACGTCGACGGCGAGCTGCACCAGCCACGCACCGCCCGCCACGACGACGGTGTTCAGGAAGTACTTCCCAAGGTCCATCTGGTCCCAGGCTTCGGTGAACGATTCCGGGTGCCACTCGCGCGGCACGATCGTCGCGGGCGTCTGCGCGAGCTCGGCCGGCGACTTCATGGCGCCGGTCACGGCCCAGTACAGCGGGAACAGGAACGCCAGCGTGAACAAAACGAACGTGCCCGCGAACACCACCACGTACACGGTCTTCCCGCCGGGGGTGCGCAGCTGCGACGGCGAGACGAGCGTGCGCCCGGCGGGCTGAGCCGCACGTTTTTCCTTGCGTGGCAAGCTGATCGTCATCCGCTCCTCCTAGTCCTCGACGCGCCGGGTCAGCCGCACGTACATCGCCGAGAAGACACCCAGCGCGACGAACAGCAGCAGGCTCATGGCACTGGCCGAGCCGAAGTCGTTGTACACGAAGGCGTAGCGGTAGAGCAGGAGCAGCACGGTCACCGTCGAATCGTCCGGACCGCCGCCCGTCATCACGTACGGCTCGGTGAACACCTGCATCGTCGCGACGATCTGCAGCAGCAGGAGCACCAGCAGCACGAACCGCGTCTGGGGGAACGTGACGTGCCGCAGCCGCCGCCACATGCCCGCGCCGTCGAGCTCCGCGGCTTCGTAGAGCTCGCCCGGGATGGTCTGCAGCGCCGCCAGGTAGATCAGCGTGGTGCTGCCCATGTTGGCCCACGTGGACACGAACACCAGCGACAGCATCGCCGTCGTCGACGAGTCGAGCCACTGCGGCCCGGGCAGGCCGGCGGCGGTCAAGGCCGAGTTGAACAGGCCGGGACCCGGGTCGTAGAACCACTTCCACATCAGCGCCGTGACCACCGGCGGCAGCATCACCGGCAGGTACACCGCGAGGCGGAAGTACGCCCGGGCGTGGCGCAGCTCGTTGAGCAGCACCGCAGTCGAAAATGGTACGGCGAAGCCGAAGACGAGCGCGAATCCGGTGAACAGCACCGTGTTGCGCCACGCGACTCCGAACAGGGGGT encodes:
- a CDS encoding carbohydrate ABC transporter permease, coding for MSSPRSGNVLDWPAVTPRAGRPIASPADRRRARLKRRLRENLTAYGILCAALVVFALFSWYPIVRGVLLSFQQVDFVNPPTWVGFDNFVRLFEDPLFGVAWRNTVLFTGFALVFGFAVPFSTAVLLNELRHARAYFRLAVYLPVMLPPVVTALMWKWFYDPGPGLFNSALTAAGLPGPQWLDSSTTAMLSLVFVSTWANMGSTTLIYLAALQTIPGELYEAAELDGAGMWRRLRHVTFPQTRFVLLVLLLLQIVATMQVFTEPYVMTGGGPDDSTVTVLLLLYRYAFVYNDFGSASAMSLLLFVALGVFSAMYVRLTRRVED